From Deltaproteobacteria bacterium, one genomic window encodes:
- a CDS encoding N-acetyltransferase: protein MARADRPGGERGHRALRVARRRGAGAWRRRAPRSVRRGARVPRRAAGGDAAAPAPDAATAIGRLRVPLLRHPRPRLARVRRPLGSRLARLRGQLRRAHLRLLPQPGRAAARRARAAAHALREPGRLGGVASRRRPRGVPAPPEAHAVHDRVLGGAGLIQIRVAGPGDEAAVVRVHREAFGRDAEAEIARRLHSRGAECVSLAAFEGDALVGHVLFSPVTVGGHGFANPPMGLGPVGVLPTLQRGGTGIALCRAGIDACRARGAPFLVVLGHTTYYPRFGFVPASRFGLSYADMPPRDAFMAMELVPGALAGVSGAVRYGPEFD from the coding sequence ATGGCGCGGGCAGATCGGCCTGGAGGCGAACGAGGGCATCGCGCTCTCCGCGTGGCCCGACGAAGAGGCGCTGGCGCGTGGCGCCGCCGCGCTCCACGCAGTGTTCGGCGGGGCGCTCGAGTCCCGCGCCGAGCGGCTGGTGGCGACGCTGCGGCCCCCGCACCCGACGCCGCCACCGCGATCGGGCGTCTACGCGTTCCGCTTCTTCGACATCCTCGACCGCGACTGGCCCGAGTTCGCAGACCTCTCGGCTCGCGCCTGGCCCGGCTTCGAGGGCAGCTACGACGCGCGCATCTGCGGCTTCTTCCGCAGCCTGGACGTGCAGCCGCCAGACGCGCGCGTGCTGCTGCTCACGCGCTACGCGAGCCTGGCCGTCTGGGAGGCGTCGCGAGCCGACGTCGGCCGCGAGGAGTTCCAGCGCCGCCAGAAGCTCACGCGGTCCACGATCGTGTGCTCGGCGGTGCCGGGTTGATCCAGATCCGTGTCGCGGGTCCGGGCGACGAGGCCGCGGTCGTGCGTGTGCATCGCGAGGCCTTCGGCCGCGATGCCGAGGCGGAGATCGCGCGCCGGCTCCACTCGCGTGGCGCGGAATGCGTGTCGCTCGCCGCCTTCGAGGGCGACGCGCTGGTCGGCCACGTGCTGTTCAGCCCCGTCACCGTCGGCGGGCACGGCTTCGCGAACCCGCCGATGGGGCTGGGCCCGGTCGGCGTCCTGCCGACGCTGCAGCGCGGCGGCACCGGCATCGCCCTGTGCCGCGCGGGGATCGACGCCTGCCGCGCCCGCGGCGCGCCGTTCCTGGTCGTGCTCGGGCACACCACCTACTACCCGCGCTTCGGCTTCGTTCCGGCTTCGCGCTTCGGGCTCAGCTACGCCGACATGCCACCGCGCGACGCGTTCATGGCCATGGAGCTCGTGCCGGGCGCGCTCGCCGGCGTCTCCGGCGCAGTGCGCTATGGCCCCGAATTCGATTGA
- a CDS encoding redoxin domain-containing protein, which produces MSELRGLQLRASDLESAGAKVVAISVDSVELNRGVVERLGLGFPVLSDPELVAIDAFGLRHRGGYPLAEPPATGDIARPASYVISGSTIRWRDLTENYRVRVDPTRVIDAIRNMGEADAR; this is translated from the coding sequence ATGTCGGAGCTGCGCGGGCTGCAGCTTAGGGCTTCGGATCTCGAGAGCGCGGGCGCGAAGGTCGTGGCGATCTCGGTCGATTCGGTCGAGCTGAACCGAGGCGTGGTCGAGAGGCTCGGGCTCGGCTTCCCGGTGCTGTCGGATCCCGAGCTCGTCGCGATCGACGCCTTCGGGCTTCGCCACCGCGGCGGCTATCCGCTGGCCGAGCCGCCCGCGACCGGAGACATCGCGCGCCCCGCCAGCTACGTGATCTCTGGCTCGACGATCCGCTGGCGCGATCTGACCGAGAACTACCGCGTCCGCGTCGACCCCACGCGCGTGATCGACGCGATTCGCAACATGGGCGAGGCCGACGCCAGATGA
- a CDS encoding carboxylesterase/lipase family protein, whose protein sequence is MASIAQTRSGKIEGEERSGVHVFRGVPYAAPPVGKLRWRAPEREAAWSGVRSAASFGNASPQNALPLDLLAAFKIEEPRSEDCLYLNVWTPGLDGARRPVMVWIHGGAFTIGSGAQSLYDGGQLAKRGDVVVVTINYRLGALGFLRLAELTNGQIPSTGNEGILDQVAALEWVRENIAAFGGDPENVTIFGESAGAMSVGTLLGMPKARGLFQKAIPQSGASHTASALERHVRVAQKFAEITGAWDAEGLLALPTDSLLAAAARIAPVPGQEADPQIGGMPLQPVIDGSVVPRLSIESVARGSAAGVGLLVGSTLDEWKLFAAMDPSVTSLSDEPLVARVEKRLGAAGRPLVETYRKARTERGAGASAPELFMAIETDRIFRMPGLALIEAQREHDARVYSYLFTWPSPMFGGMFGACHAVELGFVFGTHDRPGVSEFSGAGAAADALAASTMDAWIAFARSGDPSSQSLGRWPAYTASDRATMLLGERSRMEHAPLEEERRAWDAVPKQVLGAV, encoded by the coding sequence ATGGCGTCGATCGCACAGACCCGGTCCGGAAAGATCGAAGGCGAGGAGCGATCGGGCGTCCACGTGTTCCGAGGCGTTCCGTACGCGGCTCCACCGGTCGGCAAGCTTCGCTGGCGCGCGCCCGAACGCGAGGCCGCCTGGTCGGGCGTGCGGTCGGCTGCGAGCTTCGGCAACGCGTCGCCGCAGAATGCGCTTCCGCTCGATCTGCTCGCGGCCTTCAAGATCGAGGAGCCCAGGAGCGAAGATTGCCTGTACCTGAACGTCTGGACGCCGGGACTCGACGGCGCGCGGCGGCCCGTGATGGTCTGGATCCACGGCGGCGCGTTCACGATCGGCTCGGGCGCGCAGTCGCTCTACGACGGCGGGCAGCTCGCGAAGCGCGGTGACGTCGTGGTGGTGACGATCAACTACCGGCTGGGCGCGCTCGGCTTCCTGCGTCTGGCCGAGCTCACGAACGGGCAGATTCCGTCTACGGGGAACGAGGGGATCCTCGACCAGGTCGCGGCGCTCGAGTGGGTGCGCGAGAACATCGCGGCGTTCGGCGGCGATCCCGAGAACGTGACGATCTTCGGCGAGTCCGCGGGCGCGATGAGCGTCGGCACGCTGCTCGGCATGCCGAAGGCGCGCGGGCTGTTCCAGAAGGCGATCCCGCAGAGCGGCGCGAGCCACACGGCAAGCGCGCTCGAGCGACACGTTCGGGTGGCGCAGAAGTTCGCCGAGATCACCGGCGCGTGGGACGCCGAGGGGCTGCTCGCGCTGCCCACCGATTCGCTGCTCGCGGCCGCCGCGCGGATCGCGCCGGTTCCCGGTCAGGAGGCGGATCCGCAGATCGGCGGCATGCCGCTGCAGCCGGTGATCGACGGCAGCGTGGTTCCGCGTCTCTCGATCGAGTCGGTCGCGCGCGGCTCGGCCGCGGGTGTCGGGCTTCTGGTCGGCTCGACGCTGGACGAGTGGAAGCTCTTCGCGGCGATGGACCCGAGCGTGACGTCGCTCTCCGACGAGCCGCTGGTCGCACGCGTAGAGAAGCGCCTGGGCGCCGCAGGCCGGCCGCTGGTCGAGACCTATCGAAAGGCGAGGACGGAGCGCGGCGCCGGCGCGAGCGCGCCCGAGCTCTTCATGGCGATCGAGACCGACCGGATCTTCCGCATGCCCGGCCTGGCGCTGATCGAGGCGCAGCGGGAGCACGACGCGCGCGTCTACAGCTACCTGTTCACCTGGCCATCGCCGATGTTCGGCGGGATGTTCGGGGCGTGTCACGCGGTCGAGCTCGGCTTCGTGTTCGGAACCCACGATCGCCCGGGCGTTTCGGAGTTCTCGGGCGCGGGTGCGGCCGCCGACGCGCTCGCCGCGTCGACGATGGACGCCTGGATCGCGTTCGCGCGAAGCGGCGATCCGAGCTCGCAGTCGCTCGGGCGCTGGCCGGCCTACACCGCATCGGATCGCGCGACCATGCTTCTCGGCGAGCGCAGCCGGATGGAGCACGCGCCGCTCGAAGAGGAGCGCCGCGCCTGGGACGCGGTTCCGAAACAAGTGCTGGGCGCGGTCTGA
- a CDS encoding crotonase/enoyl-CoA hydratase family protein: MGDWKNIRYQVEHGRARITLDRPEKRNALSLALLEELSLALWDADADREVHAVIIRGAGSCFSAGYDLTEPPKSAGLREGARYRGGRSVDDDIWQLERAQRLRMAIFDMHKPVIAQVHGHCLAGGTDIALLCDMVIAADDARFGFPPARDLGALPNNMWLYNVGPQWAKRLTLTGDTITGAEAAQIGLVMKSVPPDLLEAEVEGLADRLALVDADLLAANKRIINLGLELMGARTLQRLACENDARGHLAASARGFVATAAEKGLKAALQERDAKFGDGRARVNGPELRDSRGHLKEER; the protein is encoded by the coding sequence ATGGGTGACTGGAAGAACATCCGCTACCAGGTGGAGCACGGCCGCGCGCGGATCACGCTCGATCGCCCGGAGAAACGCAACGCGCTCTCGCTCGCGCTGCTCGAGGAGCTCTCGCTCGCGCTCTGGGACGCGGACGCGGACCGCGAGGTGCACGCCGTGATCATCCGCGGCGCCGGCTCCTGCTTCAGCGCCGGCTACGACCTCACCGAGCCGCCGAAGTCCGCGGGCCTGCGCGAGGGCGCGCGCTACCGCGGCGGCCGCAGCGTAGACGACGACATCTGGCAGCTCGAGCGCGCGCAGCGCCTGCGCATGGCGATCTTCGACATGCACAAGCCGGTGATCGCGCAGGTCCACGGCCACTGCCTGGCTGGCGGAACCGACATCGCCCTGCTCTGCGACATGGTGATCGCCGCCGACGACGCGCGCTTCGGCTTTCCGCCCGCGCGCGACCTTGGCGCTCTGCCCAACAACATGTGGCTGTACAACGTGGGCCCGCAGTGGGCCAAGCGCCTGACGCTCACGGGCGACACGATCACGGGCGCCGAGGCGGCGCAGATCGGCCTGGTGATGAAGTCCGTGCCGCCCGATCTGCTCGAGGCCGAGGTCGAGGGCCTGGCGGATCGGCTGGCGCTGGTGGACGCGGATCTGCTCGCGGCGAACAAGCGGATCATCAATCTCGGGCTCGAGCTGATGGGCGCGCGCACGCTGCAGCGGCTGGCCTGCGAGAACGACGCTCGGGGTCACCTCGCCGCGAGCGCCCGCGGGTTCGTCGCGACCGCCGCCGAGAAGGGGCTCAAGGCGGCGCTGCAGGAGCGCGACGCGAAGTTCGGCGACGGCCGCGCGCGCGTGAACGGACCCGAGCTGCGCGATTCGCGCGGACACCTGAAGGAAGAGCGCTGA